Proteins from a single region of Carassius carassius chromosome 37, fCarCar2.1, whole genome shotgun sequence:
- the egr4 gene encoding early growth response protein 4: MLNTVDFSALDLLCAQSLPLEGQSAVQNQPDAACGLLKPKAEPLDAGFPDCSNDGFPPSPLTYTGSFYTETGPCSADALLSILTEIVGISDNFSGNSRGSALSRQESLLSTGSSLGSPESLCNDSSDEFAEANSRVKSEFGGGSCCNGGDLFDGFASHELSDLDDIIDLLSPLGPETDPVLDTWIKQEPLEQASALNFQIPVAAHENSLYRTISYPCATTAFLDSLLATNTRSTKPRGRKGAAREKPFSCPVENCERRFSRSDELNRHVRIHTGHKPFQCRVCLRCFSRSDHLTTHMRTHTGEKPFSCDVCGRRFARSDERKRHGRVHLKQLERMQQKTELLAAACAFSLPGLA; encoded by the exons ATGCTGAACACCGTGGACTTCAGCGCTTTGGATCTGCTTTGCGCTCAATCCCTTCCTCTGGAGGGACAATCCGCCGTTCAGAATCAACCTGATGCTG CTTGCGGTTTATTGAAGCCCAAAGCGGAGCCGCTGGATGCCGGGTTCCCCGACTGCTCCAACGATGGCTTCCCGCCGTCGCCGCTCACCTACACCGGAAGCTTCTACACGGAGACCGGGCCGTGCAGCGCAGACGCGCTTCTCAGCATCCTCACCGAGATTGTCGGCATCTCAGACAACTTCTCCGGTAACTCCCGCGGAAGCGCGCTGTCGCGCCAGGAGTCGCTGTTATCCACCGGCAGCTCGCTCGGCTCCCCGGAATCGCTGTGCAACGACTCCTCGGATGAATTCGCGGAGGCGAACTCCCGCGTCAAGAGCGAGTTCGGCGGAGGAAGCTGCTGCAACGGCGGTGATCTGTTCGACGGATTCGCTTCCCACGAGCTGTCAGACCTGGATGACATCATTGATCTGCTCTCACCATTGGGTCCCGAGACCGATCCGGTTTTGGACACGTGGATCAAGCAAGAGCCGCTGGAACAGGCGAGCGCGCTAAACTTCCAGATCCCCGTCGCGGCGCACGAGAACAGCCTCTACCGGACCATCTCGTACCCGTGCGCCACGACCGCGTTCCTGGACTCACTGCTGGCCACCAACACGCGGAGCACCAAACCGCGCGGCAGGAAGGGCGCGGCGCGCGAGAAGCCCTTTTCCTGCCCGGTTGAGAACTGCGAGCGCCGCTTCTCGCGCTCCGACGAACTCAACCGCCACGTCCGCATCCACACCGGCCACAAGCCCTTCCAGTGCCGCGTCTGCCTGCGCTGCTTCAGCCGAAGCGACCACCTCACCACCCACATGCGCACGCACACCGGCGAGAAGCCGTTCTCCTGCGACGTGTGCGGGCGTCGCTTCGCGCGCAGCGACGAGAGGAAGCGGCACGGACGCGTGCATCTCAAGCAGCTCGAGAGGATGCAGCAGAAGACGGAGCTCCTGGCCGCGGCGTGCGCGTTTTCCCTCCCCGGACTCGCGTAA